AAACCTCTCTATAAACGATGAATTTAGATTCCAGAGACATTTAAGCTtcttgaaatgtaaaaattttacaatcaattaaaaaaaataccaacaaagtttcatttatttgtatatttgtattgcattttacttaatattgaaaGTTTGGATTGTCCTGCAGACTtataccaaaaattttaaaagtttgacaaCTAAAATTGACGTTTCCCATAACTTAAATGATTCCTTAAAACTTTTATATCACAGAATCTGGAATAAATTTTCTATGCTCTACTGTATAAAATCGAAGATGGTTTAAGTCTCAGATATAAAATTATAGGAAGTtccttttttgttataattcgAATACGTAAACCTGAATTGAAAAgtgttataataaaaatagttgcataacaaaaaaaaaatataaaagttgagattacttcaatttttgtggtgaatttgaatgtaatttattacaaaaattatttctgaaaaattcCATACCTTTTATAGAAGTAATTCTGTTCTGTGTTAATAAAACACACTTTGCTAAATgcaattaatattaaaagtgttgtatataatatatacaaattgcATAAATATTTGCAATACATTTTAATGGGTTTAAGAAGAAAACTATTCAATAAATAAGATTGTTTATTGTATGAAATTGCCTAAGCCGAgtcacgatttttttttgaatgcttGTGTTAAGTCGTTACGAAAAACATATAAAAGTAAACTCTTTTCGTTCAAGTAATTAAAAGTGCAATTGACACCAGCGATAACGAAGTTCCCTGCaaaacttataaacaaaaagacATTTACTATGAAATTCGTACTTATTTTGTTCGTAGCTGTTATAACATTAACTTTCATTCTTCAAGCTGAAAGTATTTCAACaggtacaatttaaaaaaaaataataatacattttacagttcttaaaataaaattttatttaaagcgtGTTCTCAACCAAGGGATTCGGGACCTTGCAGGGCATTCTTCCTAAGATACTATTTTGACAGTGAATCTATGTCGTGTAAGGAATTATTTTATGGTGGTTGCGGTGGGAATGATAACAATTTCACTTCTATGAAAGAGTGCCTCGAAACCTGTGTTTATTCgaatgaataattttattttttcatgacGTTAAATATGTCTGTTAtttgaaatgaattaaattCGTGTGGAATCTAAAACTGTTTGATAATTTAgttgatttgtattttcttcCGTAATTAAAAGGACACTAATTTCCCCGAAAGAAATGAAGACTTAAACAATAGAACAACAGGAATTGTAGGTACGTGAATATTTGTAGGGGATCATGCAAATTAGCTTTTGAGGACTAATTACAGCTCTCATTGATTTTTGTCATTGAAAACGATTGTTGGTATTTTTCGACAGGTCTTTTTAAGTTCTCGTTAAAATTTTCTGTCACTTAACAAAATATACTCATTAAAATTTAGTACATTCCccagagaaattaaaaattgagtttttagcAAAGAAATAATTCTTTGAGTGAAGTGAAGGACAATAAAATACCCACTCCAACATTTTTACGAATTTATTTCACGAAGAAATTGTTGCAATTAAGGAAAAAGTGTCACTTAAATTCCGATTTCGAATAGCTGAAACTAATAACTGaagtttttgaacttaaaactaATCCCCGTTCGTCAAATAGGATCAAAATTTACCTTTACAATTATCAAATCATTCTTTAAGAAATTCACAAAGATTACATTGAAAATGTTGTATCGTTTTCATGTCCTATCATTCCATAAGCAcatttttattatcttttgttGGAAATGCTAGGTTTTAGTCTGAgctaagtttgttttaaaaaaatataatcaaatttttgtcataatcgaaaaaataaaaactggaatgaaaacataataaaaaaaatacgaaaataaattaaattttgatttgaaattccaaaaattaaaatatcaattttcttttattaaaaacgtcGCATCGTCTAACCTTTCGTTCGTAAAGAAGCGATTTAAAGAAAAGGGCCTCTAGGTATTCATTTAAAGTAACAGAAACTGAAGTGTTAAATTGAttcagaaaattatttaaaacttaggaagctattttggaatttttactTTGTTACTTCGGGAATTATAGAAAAACATAACCAAAAAGTCCAACTTATTATGTCCTGAGTAGCGTTTTTGAAATCCTTAAATATTTCCGTTTCGGAAGCATCTTGAAAGAATTCTGTGTAGTATACGGAGAGGTGTTAGTTTAGGAATACACATATAACATTACAATTGTACgtgtaatgaaataaaaatcaatacgattaacaaatttttagaaaagttatAGCGTTTTTTATGGAGTAGTGTGCTTTTTCAGGACATCAGTTGAAATCCAATTAAACCTTTTTAAGTTACTTAAACTTGGAACATGTTTGAAATTTATCGTTgagaataaaaatcaaaacagtcTATGCAAacatcaaaagtaaaaaataatatgtttatgAAAGTTGCTACAAATGTTTGATTAAAGTCAAGACAATAAAAGTTAAAGGGTATTTTTTAGGACAATTGAAATAACATTTGCCTTTTTTTGGGGTGCGTTCAAAGTCTTAATTTTGATTCCATTGGGTcttgtgataaaaaaaaatttagcttTGAAGCAAAATTAAAGGATAGAAGGTCccaattaaaagtttaagtaaattttgttcaaaattatctGATTCTAAGTACTGAACTAAAGTTTACGAAATTTGCGTAATAGTTGAAAATATgattaaaaacatttcaattaatcacagattcaaaatttttagctatagaataataaatttaatctttttacgatatgtaaacttaaagaaataaaaagctaTATATATTACTATCAGGGAACACTGTTATAGCCGTGTTCTGATAAATATcccttttataaaagaaaaaatctccctaacttcAGAACCAATCAAGTAAGAAAAACACACCGATAGCACTTCCTAAGCTAGTCTGTGCCAAGACAAATTCAAAGCGCTATAATCAAATTAGTTTCTGAGATAcagcaattaataaaaaaacaaaaaaaaaaaaaaaatattgtaaatgacTGACAGATTTACAATTTGGCTAACTTATCCTCAACATTGTGAATCACAAATTGAAGAAtcctgaaattttgttttaaggtaAGCCCTTGTAGTGCAAGATAAGGTTTTTGGGGTTTTTGATTCATGGGGCGTGGTAATCACCCATTTTCTTGTGCAAAGTATGAGTTTTAAAGTTACCAATTCTATGTGTAGTAGAATAACTTAATTTAGAATATGAATACTGGCTAAAATAGAATGAGTTGACTTAGAAAGTTTTCTGTTACTTTATTAATATCCACAATTTCGATGTAAATTTCcctaaaatatatttctatattaacccattaaatttagaaaatgggGTGTATTTTTAGATTGCATTGCTCCTCATAGCAGATTTATTACGCGGGTTTTGTTTGCAGCAAAATTTAGCTTCTTATTTTAACGTTTATGTTTTTGGTATCATAGTACCTAAATAGTTGTATGCTTCAAATATTGTTATCAGATTCATAAAAAAGCAATAACGGTTGATGTCTTTCTTTATTGTATAAATTCGCCCCCATTATTTGGGGTGGTGTTGATGATGTGTAGCTTTTATTTCCTGAGTGATAACTAAATCAAGTGTAAATATTAGTCTAGAGTTTTTTTGTGTCTTTAAAACAGCTTATGCGTAGCCAAGTTGAACCTTTGTGATAAGGCATTATGAAAATCATATAAAGAGGTAATCTTTTTAGTTCAGCGAATTAGGAGTGTACCTGACTTCAACGATTACGGAATATTATTGTGCAAGAGAAAAATCATTCAGTATGAAATTCATATTTACTTTGTTAGTAGCTATTTTCGCCTTAGTTCTCATCGTTCAAGGTGATAGTTCAGGTAAGACTTATAAGAAATCCTAATTATTGGCTCACAgtgtttgtaataaaattttatatttaaagtatGCTCTGAACCTATGGAAGTTGGAATGTGCAAAGCTTCTTTCCCAAGATACTATTTTAACTCTAGGACTCAGTCTTGTGAGCTGTTTAGGTATGGTGGATGCAATGGAAATGGTAACAATTTCGAAACTTTAGAGGGGTGCAAAGAAAAATGTGTTAATTCTaaggaatgatttttttaattgtataattatgaaaatgtttattgtttggagtgaattaaattattatttaaacttaagttgtttaatcttttattcaataagaaaatttaaaaaaaagtgtgtcaCCAAACTGAAAAACATTACTAACTGCTTTTTATAAAAGTACATACAGTTTTAACTTGAAACTTTATATTCTCAGCcacaattataaacaaaatatatagagATTTCAGCTCAAGCGATTAAGTCAACTAAGCTATGGAAATTGTATGTTCCGGAGTAAAATGAAGTGGGAATCAATTACCTTTAGTTTGAAATCAGGAAGTTCTTATCTAAAGAAGTAGAAGCCTTGAATAAGAAGGCTAAAAAAACTATAtgcttcttttttaataagGGTTGTGTACATTTGTTTAAAAGGTCGagtctttattaaaatattacttaGTTTAAACatacttttcaattttcttacaaattattttgaagattttttgaagAAGTCATTAATTCGATATAAAAATGCTAATGTTGATGACTTTAAGAGTGACAATTCTTTATtgataaattaatgaaaaatattatcttaaaaTCGTGCTCAAGACAATTTCACAATTTTgtgaagaattgtttttttttgtattgttggcTTAATTGATGTAAAAAGATAAAGTTTAACTATACTATGAAGGCAAATAacgcaaaaaatattttgatgattaTTTCAGatttaattgtatataaaatagaTGTATACCTTCTTAGACAGAGATTGTTCAAACAGCTAGATAAAAATTAagcaaatatatatataaaaattaacttatctCAACTGGCGCGTGCATCATTATGTTGTGCATCATTTATTATACTTTTGTTATAAGTTGCAAGGTTTGACTTAatcaaaactttacaaaaattcaatgtcacttctctgaaataaattcacaaaattaaagttatattAGTTGTTTTTTACAGAGGTTGAAaactttcaataatatttttgaaattgatttttttattttaatctactATAATTTCAtagcttatattttttaaatttccagaAAAATGTATGTCACAGCTAAATGCTACATAGTCCATTTGATCAGTCCAATTTTTCACAGCTTTTTCAATAAATCTGTCCGTATGATTTCAATGACAACTTGAATACTAGCTTCAAATGCTTTGAAAGTTGCTGGTTTTGTCAGAATAAGCCAATGACTTTCCCTTTAAGAGAAATCCAGGAGTTAACAGAACACCTTCAAATTGAACTTCCAAAAACGATTTATGAAGAAATTTAAGACCTTACCATACGTACATGTCAACCCATTTTGACATTCAAAACTATAGACGAAAACTGCCGAAATTCCTTatgaagatacaaaaaaaaccaataaaattctCATagcgtttttttgttgttcaattTTAGTCCAGTGTTTTGGAATAACGTCATAGCTCGAAAAGATATCGTATTATATATATTGTATGTGAAAAATTTGCTAAGATAAGAATATTAcgcttttaaaaactttaacgtTAAAAGAACTTTTTCGCCAAGCctgcaatacaaaatttaaacacgTGCAGTgcatacatacaaaaaactggaactaagtacatttttatattcatagaATTTTAGTATGTTTagtcaatataataaatttaaactgcTTCACACTTTAAGTATAAAATTAAGTCAATATTTATTAAGGAATTTAAAAGACAACTTtagattattttctttttatttgggtcacaataatttttaccaactacgAAGATGTAtcaagacaattttatttttgcaaaagtaaatgtaatttttactcttattttaataaatttgtttggggaGATaattaaaactcttaaaaagtGTGTatgaataatttgaaaataaaataaggaaaagaaaaacatttcagacAAAATTCACATATGATTTCTGATTCCAAATTTCCTGGGTCTACGAAagtatcaaaaacaattttttttctgcccAAAAATAGTTTTCCAAAGAATTTGAATGTCCTCCTTTGGAATTTCAACTAATAATTTCTCTATCACGTCAAGTCTATTCAATACAATGTTTTaagtatgtaaataaaaacataaaacgttGTTTTAAAGGCTAGTTTAAAATACCACATAGTTCCTAACAAACAAAAGGTTaatgattttgatatttgtcATCTAGATTAAGAGGTTGGATTATAAATTTTTCCATCGTTTTGTAACGTTCTTTTAAAGTTACTattcaaaattactttaaaaactgtttattatttatagcCACTACTGTTTCTACTTGTATCCATATTTGACTTGTTTGAAAATCCAAGGTTTGTGTCTAAGATGcaagaaaaaattatagtaAATTCTCATGTGTTATATTTCGAATATAAGAATTTTAAtggtttgtatattttgtaagttatgaaaaatcatatttgaatTCATTGGTGAATTTTTAGGAATAAATTAGTAAGGTTTTAAATGTTGTTGCAAGATAATTAGTATTAATAACAATTCAAGGCAAAtgtgatttaaaattgtttcaacattataaattatatctagccagaattttttataaaggaACATCATGTGTGTTAGAATAAGTCCTGGACTCCATCTATAGCTTTTAATGAATTCGGAAAAAAGTTATCTGAATTATTCTATTTACATTTCCATCaagaattaatttgaagtaaaattATTCATCATTAGTTAAATAGTTTAAGATTAAGATATGCATAAATATTCAAATCCCTCAAATTTCTTTGTGGAACATTAAAGTATCTACGACACAAAAGGTGCAAAGAATctacattttcatttattaaataataatgtcgacaaaatataaataagcaCGGCTGAGAGGTTTGCAGAAAATTGACAAATAatatcatatttgtttttgttttttttttatcaatttaaattaaaccaatTTATCTTTCTATTGTAACAGGCAAGCTTAATAAGACCATGCTGGAAactttaaacacaaaatttcgACGAAAAATAAATAGTGGTTCACTTAGGCGTATgagtacttttttctttaagtttttaatgcatttttcgTATTTTGGTTTGTACTTATTAGGATTTACTTTATAGTGCAcatgttgaaataaaatgtaacattaaaaaatgtcaattataaTTGTCAACAGAATTTTTTCTTAGCCTTATAAGGCTAGGCCACCCTAGAGGCCGAAAGAAATGGcctttttgtgaatttttttttcagaatcacttcaaaatatattgGAATTAAGGAAATTGAGttttattaaacatatcatTGGCTGCTTAGAATTGTCAGAGTTATAAGTCCGGCAAATGGCAGTTTTGACAAATAGTAgagaattataaatatttgttcattgCCTTAAATACAAACCGCTTACTAAAAAATTTTTCCCGGCCATACTCTCTTGGCATAACATTCTGTGGGAATATGCatgaattatttaagaaaatgataaaattaataatagtaataGAATTCATCATATTGCCAACTTTTGtatgtcaaaataaacttatcgaaaaattaaaagaagtcaatgtcaaattaatatatatattataattgGAAATGCTACTTTTTCTTTGTAATAAACTCATACGTAAATTAACCTTAAAACTTTTTGgtttaacttatttaattttttctttttttttcttaatttttttttataaaaaattcttgTTCAAAGTACACACAAAATTCAAGGGAAcaatctaaaataaaagaatttatttttcaaagattttagaATGGTCTTACCCCTCAAATATTGTTTAATGCAAACAATTGAGCATGACAAAGGTTCATTTTTAGTACCCTAGAAATAATAATTACCTGGCAACCATGATGAAGAAAATTACGTTCagctgtttttttaaacaagatcAGGGTTCGGATTCTTGAATCAAATTGATGCAAGAAACAATTAGCGTTCAAGTGAATGGTGGAGTAAAATAATTCCTCTTGGAAAAAGATGACACTAAACACTTTACTGCGTGGAAATTGTATTCCCTTTTgattgaataaagaaaaaagcttagaaatttcaattttctgatacaaatgaatttattttgttgacatCACCAATATTATAATGTTTTGCGCTATTCTTACATAATACTTTACATCAGCTTAATTAAATGCTATTCTTAATACTAATTTTATACCtgacttgttgtttttgtttaaacattatttACATTATTCTATTCTATCAATAGAATCAAGCTCTCATTCTTTTTATACAGTTCACTGGTTAATATAACCAACAATAGGAGGAACTCTAACAATGGTGTAGGTTGTTGAACTTGTCGCGGTCTTCCTTGACCATGCGATTGTACTTCCATTTAGAATCCTCCATCTTGTGTGAGCTGCTACTGCTACAGTTCCCACTGCTTCGAAAACTGCTATCAGCTGGTGCTGAGCTGGTTTTGAATGAACTGCTGGGTGATTTGGTCTTGACTTCAGCAGGTGAACCATTTGATAGGTACTTGTCGGTACGTTCTGTGtaaaccattttgtttgtttgtgtggtAAATCAATTTGTGGGAACTTCCGGAAAAATTGTCTCAATTCAGGGTACGTATTGGATGAGTGTTAGAACGTGGAGTTCTAAATTGTTGGCGGAATTTCCTGTGCGTGAGCCTTTGATTGACGCGAGGTTCTTCGACAATctgtacaaataaaaacacatagtTTTTACAATCTAGTCACGAGATTGGCACTCCTTTTGATATTCTTACCTTAACGATTTCAGAATCTTCAGTTTAATATCCGTGTATTTGGGATTAAGCATTGACACCAATCGTAATCCTCTCTACTGTCATGAGTtaagaaattagaaaacaaaagatTCCACAAGCGAAATAATGttcaaatgttttgaaaatattattcgaCGATTA
This window of the Eupeodes corollae chromosome 3, idEupCoro1.1, whole genome shotgun sequence genome carries:
- the LOC129950929 gene encoding uncharacterized protein LOC129950929, coding for MVYTERTDKYLSNGSPAEVKTKSPSSSFKTSSAPADSSFRSSGNCSSSSSHKMEDSKWKYNRMVKEDRDKFNNLHHC
- the LOC129950930 gene encoding uncharacterized protein LOC129950930, encoding MLNPKYTDIKLKILKSLRLSKNLASIKGSRTGNSANNLELHVLTLIQYVP